GAGTGGGAGGATTGGGCTGTAGCGCGGTGGACACACGAACAGAGGGCAAAATTTGCTAAAGGTGAGGGCTGTCCTGATTGTATTGATCTTTCAGATGAGGAAGCTAAAGTTAGGTATGAGAAAAACAGAAAGCTATCCGGCGATAGTGCGTCTACGAGTAAACGTAAGCCAGTGTCTATGGGGGTTAGTGCTATAATAGGTGGTGTCGGAGCCATCATATGGCCTTTGATTTTCACTCCGAGTTCTTCATCCTTTCCAGAGTGGAGTGGGTTATGGGTAGCCATTTGGGGTATTTTATGTGTAGGAGCTATAATAGTTGGTATTATGGGTCTTTCGGGAGACGAGGATAAAGGATTAGCAGCTACAGGCCTAATTCTTGGCTCAATCTCCTTAGTTTGGCTTATATGGTCGTTTCGTGTAGCTAGCTGGATTACTGGATTCTAATCCAGGTTAATGAGTATCCCCGGGGTAGGAAGGTGACGGTGCCAGGGCGCAGGCCCGATCGAATAATAAGCTCAGTATAATGAAGAACAAAGGGATTAGTAGGGGTCAGGTCTTGCAATCCAACAGTTAAATTGCTCTTGATTTCTTGTATGCGTTATTGCAGAACCTCGTACATTAACTCACGAAACGGAAGGTAACTGTTCTCTCGGGTGTTCCTGTTTACCCTGTTTACTTTTTAGTGTGGACGGAGATGAACTTTGGGTGGGCACAGCGCAAGACAGTAACGCAATCACACCAGTTCATGGGCCAGATGGACTGCCCTCCCGCAATCCCGGACGGTATCTGAAGGATCCACCAGCGTATCATCGCCACCTTGGGTCGATTGGACCAGCTGCTTACAAGAGGTCAAGTAGCGAATATCCTGTTTTAATTCGCAACTGTAGAAGATGGGTATGCAACTGGAACACGGTCCAGCACTGCCCTATGCATGGCTCTGTTGCTTTATCAGGCCGACGTCCGGACAGGAGCGATGTTCAACCTGCAGCGTAACGTGGCCGATGTTGAACCTGTCATGCAGTATCTGCTCAGCATGTGCGCGAATTTCATCCGCTGCGCTCACCGGCATGTCGTCCACGCGGATGTGCGCTTCCATGTGATGGTCGTGTTCTCCTACTGACCAGACGTGCACGTGGTGCACGTCGCGCACCCCGGGAATCTTCTCCAGGGCCTCCTTTATCTGCGGCAACGACATGTCATGCGGCGTCCCCTCCATCAGGATGTGCACCGTCTCCTTCACGATCTCGTAGGCCTCTTTGAAGATGTACAGCCCGATGAGGAGCGTGATCACCGGGTCGAGCCAGTACACGTTCCACAGGTAGATTGCCACTCCGCCGAGGATCACCCCGACCGAGGAGATGGCGTCGGTTAGGAGGTGGAGGTAGGTCGCCTTGATGTTCATGCTCGACTTTGCTCCACGGCGCAGCAGGAGCGTTCCGATGACGTTTGCCACCAGGCCGATCGCGGCGACGATGAACATCATCTGCCCGTGGATCGGCACTGGATTGATGAACCGCTTGATCGCCTCGATGAACAGGAAGACGGTTATCACGATGAGCGCCGATGAGTTTATCACCGCGGCGAACACCTCCGCCCGCTTGAACCCGAATGTATGCCGCTCCGAGTTCGGCCTGCTTCGTAGGCGTATCGCAGCGTAGCTGATGACAATTGAGATTCCATCGCTGAAGTTGTGGATTGCATCGGAGAGGAGGGCCAGGCTTCCAGATAGCAGTCCCCCGATGATCTCGGCGGCGGTGATCACGAAGTTGAGCATCATGGTGATGAACATCCGTGTTCCGGTTACGTCACCCGTGCTATCAGCGTCGTGCATCGATCCTATTTCCGAATCACTAATGGTGATGTCCGTGCCCCTGGCCGTGCCCCTCCGGCTCGACCCACTCGATCGTCTCGAGGTTGCCGTTGATGTAGCCTTCAACCACGCTGCGAACGGGGCCGGTGGCACCGGTGATCACCTCGATTCCCAGTTGATTGAAGAAGTCCACTGCCTTCGGTCCCATCCCCCAGGCGAGGACGGCGTCCACCCCCTGAGAGTGAAGCCAATTCGGCAGGTCCCCCGGCCCGTGGTCGGCGAACGGGACATCGAGGACTTCAACCTTCGCGATCTTTCCGTCCTCCACGTCGATCAACGTGTAATGCTGTGCCCGGCCGAAGTGCTCCTCCACCTGATCGTCCAGCCCAGCAGTCCCTTGCGTTGGAATAGCGATTCTCTTCCTCATCGTTCCTCCTTATCCAAACGTGTAAAGTTTATCGGTTTTTCGCCTCAGCGCTTAATGTTAACTCCCACGGAACAGGTCCCCCTTGGCAGCGTGAATCCCGGTGTTGACCAGCGTCGTCGCCCACAGGAAGAATAGCAGGATGTAGAGCGCAAATCCGAAATGGTCGATGAGCCTTATCGAGAACCGCTCGGCGACGAGGTGGGTGGCAGCGACGTAGGCGCCGAGTGGGAATGTAAACGCCCACCATGACATGGCGTACGGAAGCTTCAGCCGCCGGATGTAGTGGATGGTCAGCATGATCGCCATCGCCACCCACCACACCCCAAACCCCCAGAAGAAGAAGCCGATGACGAAGAACGGCTCCCGGTTGGCAATGAAGCAGCAATGGGTGACGAGATTGAGAAGTGCGACCGTCCCCGCCCCGATCGGCCCGAGATTGATCCACACGGTTGGAGCGAGGACGTTTGGAAGGGGACGATGGAGGATGAACCGATACATACACATCGCAAGCAACGCTAAGTAGAGGAAGAATCCCGCTCCCCAGCCGAAGTAGTTCACGAAGATCACCCATTCGTTCGCCAATCCGCTGAAGTGGCCGATGACCAGGCTCCCGGCGATCGGGATGACGATCAACCCTACCGGAGGGATGAACCACGCCGGGTTGATATGGTCGAGCGTCACATGCTCTCCTTTGAACATGATGTAGGGGACAAGCAACCCGAATACGATGGTCAGAGCGCTTCCGATCATCCAGAACCAGGCGCCGACCTGGAAATTCTTCCCGATCACCATGAAGTCCGAGGCGAGAACGAGCATCCCCACTGGCAGAGTGGGGTAGAAGTTGGCAATGACCGGATGGTTCAGGTCACGCAGCGCGTCGGCGCGGTAGAAGATCCAGCGCAGGACGCACGGCACAAGGAGGACACCGAACAATGCCACATTGAAGTAGAACAGCCCCCGTGCGACGTACTGCAGGAACGGCAGGTAGCTTGAATAGAACATGCTTGTCATGGCAAGGATTCCGGTTCCCATCACCGAAGCGAACCAGGACGGCGTAAAGTTTTTGACCGGATTAATTGGCTCAGACATCCCTCAAATCACCCCGTTTATGATCTGCTAACTTGGGCAGTAAACTTCCCCGCCCTTTGGGCAGGGAGGTTTACGGAATCATTCGCTGGTGGAAGCATCGGTTCTGGCAATTTTTCGTTGTCTATCATGCGGCTCCTTTTGTCAGGGTTTGTAACAATGGGAGCAACTCCGCAGCGGCAGGTGATGCCACCCGCCAGTAGATGCGTACCCCATCACGGCGGGCGGAGACCAGGCCGGCACGGCGGAGGGCGTTCAGATGGCGTGAGATCCCGGATTGGTCGAGGTCAAAGTACGGCGCAATCTCGCAACCGCACATCTCTTCCCGGGACAGAAGCCGAAGAAGCTGCACTCGGATTGGGTGGGCAAGTGCCTGCCCGATCGCGGCAATCTGCTCGTCGTACGGCCTTCTGATATCATCCGTTTTCATTCATACATGCACCTTGGCGAAATGTTACATACAATCGTTCTCGCGGTCAAACTTCTTTTTCACCATCCCTGCCCACGCGCAGATGAGGAAGGCGCTTGCACTACATGTTTCCTCTTAAAGTTGATCAAGTTCTATCGAGGCTTGGCCTGAGCGGCCCAGCGATGATTCTCGATTCGAAATCGATATAATCACTCCCGGAGGGGAGATGCCGGAATTACCCGATCTTGAGGTGCTGCGTGAGGTGCTCGCCCCTAGGGTGATAGGGCGGAAGATCATCGGGGTGCGCGCGCTCCGTCCGGGGATCATCAAAACGGTGTCCCCGCCGCTTGACTCCCTCGTGGGAGAACGGTTCACCCATATTTCCCGGCGGGGGAAGCACCTCGTCCTCACCCTTCGCCCCGACCTCCACCTCGTCGTCCACCTGATGCTCGCTGGGCGATTCGTCATCTGTCGGAGCGATACCCGGCTGACCAAGGCGTCCGGGTTGGCGGTTTCATTCGCCGACGGGGAGGACCTGCGCCTGATCGAGAACGGTTCGGTCAAGCTGGTGCGAGTTTACGTGGTCGCGGATCCGATGGACGTTCCCGATGTGGCCCAAGCCGGGCTCGAGCCCCTGTCACCGGAGTTCACGGTGAGAGCACTGAGTGACATGGTGAAAGGGCGCCGGCGGCAGGCGAAGAAGCTCCTTACCGATCAGCGGATGATCGCCGGGATCGGGAGTGCGTATGCAGATGAGATCCTGTTCGCTGCTAAGATCTCTCCGATCCGCTACGTGAGCACCCTCTCCGATGAGGAGATCGCCCGTCTGCATGAAGCGATTGTAAGCGTGCTTGAGAACGCAATCCAAGAGATCCGCG
The Candidatus Bipolaricaulota bacterium genome window above contains:
- a CDS encoding cation transporter → MMLNFVITAAEIIGGLLSGSLALLSDAIHNFSDGISIVISYAAIRLRSRPNSERHTFGFKRAEVFAAVINSSALIVITVFLFIEAIKRFINPVPIHGQMMFIVAAIGLVANVIGTLLLRRGAKSSMNIKATYLHLLTDAISSVGVILGGVAIYLWNVYWLDPVITLLIGLYIFKEAYEIVKETVHILMEGTPHDMSLPQIKEALEKIPGVRDVHHVHVWSVGEHDHHMEAHIRVDDMPVSAADEIRAHAEQILHDRFNIGHVTLQVEHRSCPDVGLIKQQSHA
- a CDS encoding NifB/NifX family molybdenum-iron cluster-binding protein; its protein translation is MRKRIAIPTQGTAGLDDQVEEHFGRAQHYTLIDVEDGKIAKVEVLDVPFADHGPGDLPNWLHSQGVDAVLAWGMGPKAVDFFNQLGIEVITGATGPVRSVVEGYINGNLETIEWVEPEGHGQGHGHHH
- a CDS encoding C4-dicarboxylate ABC transporter, yielding MSEPINPVKNFTPSWFASVMGTGILAMTSMFYSSYLPFLQYVARGLFYFNVALFGVLLVPCVLRWIFYRADALRDLNHPVIANFYPTLPVGMLVLASDFMVIGKNFQVGAWFWMIGSALTIVFGLLVPYIMFKGEHVTLDHINPAWFIPPVGLIVIPIAGSLVIGHFSGLANEWVIFVNYFGWGAGFFLYLALLAMCMYRFILHRPLPNVLAPTVWINLGPIGAGTVALLNLVTHCCFIANREPFFVIGFFFWGFGVWWVAMAIMLTIHYIRRLKLPYAMSWWAFTFPLGAYVAATHLVAERFSIRLIDHFGFALYILLFFLWATTLVNTGIHAAKGDLFRGS
- a CDS encoding helix-turn-helix transcriptional regulator, producing MKTDDIRRPYDEQIAAIGQALAHPIRVQLLRLLSREEMCGCEIAPYFDLDQSGISRHLNALRRAGLVSARRDGVRIYWRVASPAAAELLPLLQTLTKGAA
- a CDS encoding Fpg/Nei family DNA glycosylase — protein: MPELPDLEVLREVLAPRVIGRKIIGVRALRPGIIKTVSPPLDSLVGERFTHISRRGKHLVLTLRPDLHLVVHLMLAGRFVICRSDTRLTKASGLAVSFADGEDLRLIENGSVKLVRVYVVADPMDVPDVAQAGLEPLSPEFTVRALSDMVKGRRRQAKKLLTDQRMIAGIGSAYADEILFAAKISPIRYVSTLSDEEIARLHEAIVSVLENAIQEIRARVGDSLFTDEVRDFLKVYKRTGEPCPVCGTPIQEIRYAQTRTYYCPHCQSGDTAVPDRRRWLTR